From Lujinxingia litoralis, the proteins below share one genomic window:
- a CDS encoding DUF7282 domain-containing protein produces the protein MKLRLLLCSIPLVLAPLACSSPSSEPLEADSGLEDGGSNDGGEEDGGIHDADTSDADAPDVDAEPDDHLRVERQVLTEVRDEVRIAEVLAAQPGWVAIYALEVPEDLSSAGELLGSVAIEAGVSQDVSVSLTRELEDGEWLLARLHREAPEDGVFGYDASADTPDDPPALDADGQPVAAAVEVRIPSAGLQADDQTLEFSTRVRIAMVSSARHALIAIADADEETLATAPLTPGLFEALPLTLSRPITTPGETLYVYLFKDVDENGVLDASIDTLQTDAGGAPLVLDFEVTHADPADPAPAVRFEMVASGNDAYLFESAEPAEFTDMISDPTAFNPTLTLKRGWRYEIVNLVSNAHPFDLVELGQTRAQDTLLLAQGRGQDPAPEDEAEIAWVQQDQVMRFTLAGSLTPETPPNNDVNLTGYRCAVAGHSDMRGEIVQVD, from the coding sequence ATGAAGCTGCGCCTTCTGCTCTGCTCGATTCCCCTTGTCCTGGCTCCCCTGGCCTGCTCCTCCCCCTCGTCGGAGCCTCTGGAGGCCGACAGCGGCCTGGAGGATGGCGGCAGCAACGATGGCGGCGAGGAAGATGGCGGCATCCACGATGCCGACACTTCCGATGCCGATGCTCCCGACGTCGACGCCGAGCCCGACGATCATTTACGTGTCGAGCGCCAGGTGCTCACCGAGGTCCGCGATGAGGTGCGCATCGCCGAGGTGCTCGCTGCACAGCCCGGCTGGGTGGCGATTTACGCGCTCGAGGTTCCCGAAGATCTCAGCAGCGCCGGGGAGCTTCTGGGCAGCGTGGCGATCGAAGCGGGCGTCTCGCAAGATGTGAGCGTGAGCCTGACGCGCGAGCTCGAAGACGGGGAGTGGCTGCTGGCGAGACTTCATCGCGAGGCCCCGGAAGATGGCGTCTTTGGCTACGATGCCAGCGCCGACACCCCCGACGATCCTCCCGCGCTCGACGCCGATGGCCAGCCCGTCGCCGCGGCGGTGGAGGTGCGCATCCCCTCGGCCGGCCTCCAGGCCGACGACCAGACCCTCGAATTTTCCACCCGCGTGCGCATCGCCATGGTGAGCAGTGCTCGCCACGCACTCATCGCCATCGCCGACGCCGACGAGGAAACGCTCGCGACCGCTCCCCTGACCCCCGGGCTTTTTGAAGCGCTGCCCCTGACCTTAAGCCGCCCCATCACCACCCCGGGTGAGACCCTGTACGTCTACCTCTTTAAGGATGTCGACGAAAACGGCGTACTCGATGCGAGCATCGACACGCTCCAAACCGACGCCGGCGGTGCGCCCCTTGTGCTGGACTTTGAGGTCACCCACGCCGACCCGGCCGACCCGGCGCCGGCGGTGCGTTTTGAGATGGTGGCCTCCGGCAACGACGCCTACCTCTTTGAGAGCGCCGAGCCCGCCGAGTTCACCGACATGATCAGCGACCCCACCGCCTTTAACCCCACGCTGACGCTGAAGCGGGGCTGGCGCTACGAGATCGTCAACCTGGTCAGCAACGCCCACCCCTTCGACCTGGTGGAGCTCGGCCAGACCCGCGCCCAGGACACCCTCCTCCTGGCACAGGGCCGGGGGCAGGACCCGGCCCCCGAAGACGAGGCCGAGATCGCCTGGGTGCAGCAGGATCAGGTCATGCGCTTTACCCTGGCCGGCTCCCTCACCCCGGAAACCCCGCCGAACAACGATGTGAACCTCACCGGCTACCGCTGCGCGGTGGCCGGTCATTCGGACATGCGCGGAGAGATCGTGCAGGTGGACTGA